One window of Cohnella hashimotonis genomic DNA carries:
- a CDS encoding distal tail protein Dit — protein MSIRSSEYVMYNGRSSAEFNLVNVNLNTGLQSEPLVGRRTLRSDKVRGNDRPYFMGFDKEPLKFPITLAFMDAWNEERIREAVRWLYSPQYHAPLVFSDDPDRIFYGLFVEDNELVHDCARSGYMTLLFECADPYSYTPVYEELHDLSANPAAGTSIAFNNFGDEECLPIVTIEKVGAGDVTIINQSNGGAETTLTDLVDGEIVTMDGESRDIESSLIETYRYGNLVGDYLRLPVYYNYLLVKGKCRLKLKYQLKRNQ, from the coding sequence TTGTCCATTCGTTCGAGCGAATATGTAATGTACAATGGCCGTTCGTCGGCCGAATTTAATCTGGTCAATGTGAACCTGAACACAGGCTTGCAGTCCGAGCCGCTCGTCGGACGCCGAACGCTTCGCAGCGACAAAGTCAGGGGCAACGATCGTCCCTACTTCATGGGCTTCGACAAGGAGCCCCTTAAGTTCCCGATCACCTTGGCGTTTATGGACGCGTGGAATGAAGAGCGGATTCGGGAGGCGGTGCGATGGCTTTATTCCCCTCAATATCACGCGCCTCTCGTGTTCTCCGACGATCCGGACCGCATTTTCTACGGCTTGTTCGTCGAGGACAACGAGCTTGTCCACGACTGCGCGCGGAGCGGCTATATGACGCTCCTCTTCGAATGCGCGGACCCCTATTCCTATACGCCGGTGTATGAGGAACTGCACGATCTCTCGGCCAATCCGGCTGCGGGGACGAGCATCGCGTTCAATAACTTCGGGGACGAGGAATGCCTGCCGATCGTGACGATCGAGAAGGTCGGCGCCGGCGATGTGACCATCATAAACCAGTCGAACGGCGGTGCTGAGACGACGCTGACCGATCTTGTGGATGGAGAGATTGTCACGATGGACGGCGAGTCCAGGGATATTGAATCCAGTCTTATCGAGACTTATCGCTACGGGAATTTGGTCGGGGATTACTTGAGGCTGCCCGTGTACTACAACTATTTACTCGTCAAGGGCAAGTGCAGGCTTAAGCTGAAGTATCAGCTCAAACGAAATCAGTAG
- a CDS encoding phage tail spike protein yields the protein MILDIEDYPELVKPRLYIARPDRTIVGELTEAYGVTRTIQLGAIPTIDFRLPHRVHKRSRLIPNPNIEHARNRYLIKFVQGVTEEWYLIRTPSSSMDESSDYKSIEAYGLAFELADKTIRRYSAVSHSASQVLQDALGPTIWSLGYVDAAFDLMYRSFDYSGNVLDFVTQIANTFGALIDYDSVQRKVNLYKFDNYGRNKGLEVSYGSLLKHATVTENSDEFYTRFSAAGAEGIDITGQTITGQNYIEDYSFFMYPFERDESRAVIRHSDYMSDALCHALLDYTKVLKANEGTYQGYLAELSGLQEIVDDKTSVLRDLQVQLETIEDSLSVANAAQAPTGSLIQQKSAKQADIASQQLLVDAAQANLESMEALIAELQDGLALTTHFSPELLTEWNTYIIEGYYENSNVTDDKQLMELLVDEFEQYKQPKIVAEIGIVNLLECVTESKKWDKLNLGDIITIRHTRIGIDVQAKMNQMTFDYENGDISLTISNVKDLTSRFMKDYNRNNLTSSNVISNSYKWNAAAVDVNEVQSVLDGVWDATKREITASNNETVEIGRQGIWLKDISDPMKIVVLQHGKIGLSGDGGNTWSTAIDASGVYAQRLVGQIIAGVNLLITNDAGTVEINSNGAIFTDIDLTVTLSDEKTRVKINGSDGIMIQKKNHMNGMWDNQFYVNTEGDAEFGGTLAIGSGSNVVKAKGDKGFWVGSTQFENAPFHVDLNGVATMTKANITGGSLNIGTGFQVNESGVNIQGNVRANAVAANTTIQAPEIIGGSMKVGSGEETIIMDDSGFYAGASEKESAKTKIDMDGKLTTTDIDIKGGSIDVESDVKVGNMIRFQGEGDKGLIFDGSANIVMHENSGMDIQANTYINLEAGLVNISANNGMLLNNKPIADQEWVIQYVLQNGSGSVKWE from the coding sequence ATGATACTGGATATTGAAGACTATCCCGAGCTGGTCAAACCGAGGCTTTATATCGCCAGGCCGGACCGGACGATCGTCGGCGAGCTGACGGAGGCCTATGGAGTTACGAGGACGATTCAGCTCGGCGCGATCCCGACAATCGACTTCAGGCTGCCGCATCGCGTGCACAAGCGGAGCCGGCTCATTCCGAACCCGAACATCGAACACGCCAGAAACCGATATTTGATCAAATTCGTGCAGGGCGTAACGGAGGAATGGTATCTGATCCGCACGCCGTCGAGCAGCATGGACGAGAGCTCGGATTACAAATCGATCGAAGCCTACGGACTGGCCTTCGAGCTGGCAGACAAGACGATTCGCCGGTACAGCGCCGTCAGCCATTCGGCTTCGCAGGTGCTGCAGGATGCGCTCGGCCCGACGATCTGGTCGTTAGGCTATGTGGATGCAGCGTTTGACTTGATGTACCGCTCGTTCGACTACAGCGGCAATGTGCTTGACTTCGTCACGCAGATTGCCAATACGTTCGGTGCTCTAATCGACTACGACTCCGTGCAACGCAAGGTGAATCTGTATAAGTTCGACAATTACGGCCGGAACAAGGGACTGGAGGTCAGCTACGGCAGTCTGCTGAAGCATGCGACGGTCACCGAGAATTCGGACGAGTTCTACACCCGTTTCAGTGCGGCCGGGGCGGAAGGCATCGACATTACGGGCCAGACGATCACCGGGCAAAACTATATCGAGGATTACAGTTTCTTTATGTATCCGTTCGAGCGGGACGAGAGCCGTGCGGTTATCCGACACAGCGACTATATGAGCGATGCTTTGTGCCATGCGCTGCTCGATTACACGAAGGTGCTTAAAGCGAACGAAGGGACGTATCAGGGATATTTAGCTGAGCTGTCGGGCTTGCAGGAGATCGTTGATGACAAAACGAGCGTGCTGAGGGATTTGCAGGTCCAGTTGGAGACCATCGAGGATTCGCTGTCGGTGGCCAATGCAGCACAAGCACCGACCGGCTCATTGATCCAGCAGAAGTCGGCCAAACAGGCGGATATTGCGAGCCAGCAGCTGCTCGTCGATGCGGCTCAGGCGAATCTTGAGTCCATGGAGGCGTTGATCGCGGAGCTACAGGATGGGCTGGCATTGACCACGCACTTCAGCCCCGAACTGCTGACCGAGTGGAACACGTATATTATCGAGGGTTACTACGAGAACAGCAATGTTACGGACGACAAGCAGCTGATGGAGCTGCTTGTCGACGAGTTTGAACAGTACAAACAGCCGAAAATCGTGGCCGAGATCGGCATCGTTAATCTGCTGGAATGCGTCACTGAGAGCAAAAAGTGGGACAAGCTCAATCTGGGCGACATCATCACAATTCGCCACACGCGAATCGGCATCGATGTGCAGGCCAAGATGAACCAGATGACATTCGACTATGAGAATGGCGATATCAGCCTTACGATCAGCAACGTCAAAGATCTGACCTCCCGCTTCATGAAGGACTACAATCGCAACAACCTGACTTCTTCCAATGTCATCAGCAACAGCTATAAATGGAATGCCGCCGCTGTCGACGTGAACGAAGTTCAGAGCGTGCTCGACGGCGTCTGGGATGCGACCAAGCGGGAGATCACGGCCAGCAACAACGAAACGGTGGAGATCGGCCGCCAGGGCATCTGGCTAAAGGATATTAGCGACCCGATGAAGATCGTCGTTCTCCAGCATGGCAAGATCGGGCTGAGCGGCGACGGGGGCAATACGTGGTCGACAGCGATCGATGCCTCGGGCGTCTATGCGCAGCGGCTGGTGGGGCAGATCATTGCGGGTGTGAACTTGCTTATTACAAACGACGCAGGAACAGTCGAGATAAATTCGAACGGTGCGATTTTTACTGATATAGATCTTACCGTTACCCTTTCTGATGAAAAGACAAGAGTCAAAATCAATGGCTCGGATGGAATCATGATTCAAAAGAAGAATCACATGAATGGCATGTGGGATAATCAGTTTTACGTCAACACAGAAGGTGATGCGGAGTTTGGCGGAACTTTAGCTATTGGATCGGGCAGCAATGTGGTTAAAGCTAAAGGCGATAAGGGTTTCTGGGTGGGGTCAACTCAATTCGAGAATGCGCCATTCCATGTCGATCTAAATGGCGTCGCTACGATGACCAAGGCTAATATCACTGGTGGATCCCTGAACATTGGTACGGGATTTCAAGTTAATGAATCTGGCGTTAACATTCAGGGTAATGTGAGGGCCAATGCTGTTGCAGCCAATACGACAATACAAGCCCCCGAAATTATCGGAGGCTCCATGAAGGTTGGTTCAGGAGAAGAGACCATTATTATGGACGACTCTGGGTTTTACGCCGGTGCATCTGAGAAGGAAAGCGCTAAAACCAAAATCGACATGGATGGAAAATTGACCACTACAGACATTGATATTAAAGGCGGATCTATCGATGTCGAATCAGACGTCAAAGTTGGAAATATGATTCGCTTTCAAGGGGAAGGCGACAAGGGCCTCATCTTTGATGGATCAGCCAACATTGTGATGCATGAGAATTCTGGTATGGATATTCAAGCCAATACTTATATTAATCTAGAAGCTGGACTTGTTAATATTAGTGCTAATAACGGAATGCTACTCAATAATAAGCCTATAGCCGATCAAGAATGGGTAATTCAATATGTTCTGCAAAATGGATCAGGATCTGTTAAATGGGAGTGA